From a region of the Flavobacterium branchiarum genome:
- a CDS encoding complex I 24 kDa subunit family protein, with amino-acid sequence MERTHYKQEINMTEALMNRINELISHYPEDKRKSALLPVLHEVQDAHENWLSIELQDKVAEILHIKPIEVYEVVTFYTMYNQKPMGKYMFEFCQTSCCCLSGAENLMDYTSEKLGIKMGETTPDGMFSIAGVECLGACGYAPMMQLGDFYKEKLTEEKIDQLIADCKNDKIILHDK; translated from the coding sequence ATGGAAAGAACACATTACAAACAAGAAATAAATATGACCGAAGCATTGATGAACCGCATCAATGAACTAATCAGTCATTATCCTGAAGACAAAAGAAAATCGGCTTTATTGCCTGTTTTACACGAAGTACAAGATGCCCATGAAAATTGGTTGAGTATTGAACTTCAGGACAAGGTTGCCGAAATCTTACATATAAAACCAATTGAGGTTTATGAGGTAGTAACTTTTTACACCATGTACAACCAAAAACCAATGGGTAAATACATGTTTGAATTTTGCCAAACTTCTTGTTGTTGTTTGAGTGGTGCCGAAAATTTAATGGATTATACATCTGAGAAATTGGGTATCAAAATGGGAGAAACAACTCCTGACGGTATGTTCAGTATTGCTGGTGTAGAATGTCTAGGTGCTTGTGGATACGCTCCAATGATGCAATTAGGTGATTTCTACAAAGAAAAACTTACCGAAGAAAAAATCGATCAGTTAATCGCTGATTGTAAAAATGATAAAATAATATTACACGATAAATAA
- a CDS encoding NADH-quinone oxidoreductase subunit D, translating into MSELLLSPEHRYAKIIEQKLNDDGSELSVLNLGPTHPATHGIFQNVLLMDGEKIIDAEPTIGYIHRAFEKIAENRPFYQITPLTDRMNYCSSPINNMGWWMTLEKLLDIEVPKRVQYLRVIVMELARITDHIICNSILGVDTGAYTGFLYVFQFREKVYEIYEEICGARLTTNMGRIGGFERDWSAEAFRKLDVFLEEFPVAWKEFENLFERNRIFIDRTVNVGAISAEQAMAYGFTGPNLRAAGVDYDVRVAQPYSSYEDFDFIVPVGKSGDTYDRFCVRNAEVWESLSIIRQALEKMPEGNVYHAEVPDYYLPPKEDVYTNMESLIYHFKIVMGEVPVPVAEIYHPVEGGNGELGFYLVTDGSRTPYRLHFRRPCFIYYQAFPEMIKGAMLSDAIVILSSLNVIAGELDA; encoded by the coding sequence ATGTCAGAACTATTATTATCCCCAGAGCATCGCTATGCTAAAATAATTGAACAGAAACTAAACGACGATGGTAGTGAACTTTCTGTTCTGAATCTTGGACCAACACACCCAGCTACACACGGTATTTTTCAAAATGTCTTGTTGATGGACGGTGAGAAAATTATCGATGCTGAGCCAACTATTGGTTACATCCACAGAGCTTTCGAAAAAATTGCCGAAAATCGTCCGTTTTATCAAATTACACCTCTTACAGACCGAATGAACTATTGCTCCTCTCCTATCAACAATATGGGATGGTGGATGACTCTAGAAAAGCTTTTGGATATTGAAGTACCTAAACGTGTTCAATACTTAAGAGTTATCGTTATGGAATTGGCTAGAATCACAGATCATATTATCTGTAATTCAATTCTAGGTGTAGATACAGGTGCCTACACAGGTTTCCTTTATGTATTTCAATTTAGAGAAAAAGTATACGAAATTTACGAAGAAATTTGTGGTGCTCGTTTAACTACAAACATGGGACGTATTGGTGGTTTTGAAAGAGACTGGTCTGCAGAAGCTTTCAGAAAACTAGATGTCTTTTTAGAAGAATTTCCGGTTGCTTGGAAAGAATTCGAAAACTTATTTGAAAGAAACAGAATTTTCATTGACAGAACTGTAAATGTTGGAGCTATATCTGCTGAGCAAGCAATGGCTTACGGTTTTACCGGACCAAATTTACGTGCTGCAGGTGTTGATTATGATGTGCGTGTTGCACAGCCATACTCTTCATACGAAGATTTTGATTTTATAGTTCCTGTTGGAAAATCAGGAGATACTTACGATCGTTTTTGCGTTCGTAATGCTGAAGTTTGGGAAAGTTTAAGCATCATCCGTCAAGCATTAGAAAAAATGCCAGAAGGAAATGTGTACCATGCCGAAGTTCCAGATTACTACCTTCCTCCAAAAGAAGATGTATACACCAACATGGAATCACTAATATATCACTTTAAGATTGTTATGGGAGAAGTTCCTGTACCAGTTGCAGAAATATACCATCCTGTTGAAGGTGGAAATGGTGAATTAGGTTTTTACCTAGTAACCGACGGAAGTAGGACTCCATACAGATTACACTTCAGAAGACCTTGTTTTATATATTACCAAGCGTTTCCTGAAATGATTAAAGGAGCAATGCTATCAGATGCCATTGTAATATTATCAAGTTTAAATGTTATCGCTGGAGAGTTAGATGCTTAA
- a CDS encoding NADH-quinone oxidoreductase subunit C: MALETIEIQDKLIETFGEDVFNFNQDRDIFSLEVASDKITAVILFLKNDPILRFQFLTDLCGVHYPDNPVDSQFAIVYHLHNWYENKRIKLKVFINGEKPEIKTISNIFLSSNWMERETYDFYGVNFIGHPQLKRILNMDEMISFPMRKEFPMEDSGRTDKDDRFFGRTITNC; encoded by the coding sequence ATGGCTTTAGAGACAATAGAAATTCAAGATAAATTAATTGAAACATTTGGAGAAGATGTATTCAATTTCAATCAAGATAGAGACATTTTTTCATTAGAAGTTGCTTCTGATAAAATAACAGCTGTAATTCTTTTTTTGAAAAACGATCCAATATTGCGTTTTCAATTTTTAACTGATTTATGCGGTGTACACTACCCAGACAATCCTGTTGACAGCCAATTTGCAATAGTATATCACTTGCACAACTGGTATGAAAACAAAAGAATTAAATTAAAAGTTTTTATCAATGGCGAAAAACCAGAGATAAAAACAATATCTAATATCTTCTTAAGTTCAAACTGGATGGAAAGAGAAACCTATGATTTTTACGGTGTAAACTTCATTGGACATCCACAATTGAAACGTATTTTAAATATGGATGAGATGATATCATTTCCGATGCGTAAAGAATTCCCTATGGAAGACAGCGGAAGAACAGATAAAGACGATAGGTTCTTTGGAAGAACAATCACAAATTGCTAA
- a CDS encoding NADH-quinone oxidoreductase subunit B, protein MSDSKINMAAPPEGVTGEGFFATKLNDVVGLARANSLWPLPFATSCCGIEFMATMASHYDIARFGSERVSFSPRQADMLLVMGTISKKMGPILREVYEQMAEPRWVIAVGACASSGGIFDTYSVLQGIDKIIPVDVYVPGCPPRPEQILDGVLKLQELVKSESVRRRSSPEYQELLASYNIQ, encoded by the coding sequence ATGAGCGATTCAAAGATAAACATGGCAGCCCCGCCAGAAGGAGTCACAGGAGAAGGCTTTTTTGCTACAAAACTTAACGATGTTGTAGGTTTAGCAAGAGCCAATTCATTATGGCCTTTACCATTTGCAACTTCTTGTTGTGGTATCGAATTCATGGCTACAATGGCTTCACATTATGACATAGCACGATTTGGTTCTGAACGTGTGAGTTTTTCTCCTCGCCAAGCTGATATGTTATTAGTAATGGGAACAATTTCTAAAAAAATGGGTCCTATTTTACGTGAAGTTTACGAACAAATGGCTGAGCCTCGTTGGGTTATTGCTGTAGGTGCTTGTGCATCGTCTGGGGGTATTTTTGACACGTATTCAGTTCTTCAAGGAATTGATAAAATTATACCAGTAGATGTTTACGTTCCTGGTTGCCCACCTAGACCAGAACAAATCCTTGATGGCGTACTAAAATTACAAGAATTAGTAAAGAGCGAGTCTGTAAGAAGACGTAGTTCTCCTGAATACCAAGAATTATTGGCTTCATATAACATTCAATAA
- a CDS encoding NADH-quinone oxidoreductase subunit A, translated as MHTDQYNYIPILMQLILAVGFVVGTIIISGKLGPKRNSTIKDKNFECGVESIGNARIPFSVKYFLVAILFVLFDVEVIFLYPWAANFKELGIEGMLKMLVFMSLLLVGFFYIIKKKALEWE; from the coding sequence ATGCATACTGATCAATATAATTATATTCCAATTTTAATGCAGCTTATTTTAGCTGTTGGTTTCGTAGTAGGAACTATCATCATTTCTGGAAAATTAGGTCCAAAAAGAAATTCCACAATTAAAGACAAAAACTTCGAATGCGGTGTTGAATCTATTGGTAATGCTCGTATTCCGTTTTCTGTAAAATATTTCTTAGTTGCTATTTTGTTTGTATTGTTTGACGTTGAGGTAATTTTCCTTTACCCATGGGCAGCAAACTTTAAAGAACTTGGTATTGAGGGAATGTTAAAAATGCTAGTGTTCATGTCGCTTCTTTTGGTAGGTTTTTTCTACATCATCAAGAAGAAAGCACTAGAGTGGGAATAA
- a CDS encoding cold-shock protein, with product MRTGTVKFFNESKGYGFITDEETGKDIFVHASGINAEELREGDRVSYEEEEGRKGKVAAKVAVI from the coding sequence ATGCGTACAGGTACAGTTAAATTTTTCAATGAGTCAAAAGGTTACGGGTTCATTACAGACGAAGAAACAGGAAAAGACATTTTCGTTCATGCATCAGGAATCAACGCGGAAGAATTACGCGAAGGTGACAGAGTTAGCTACGAAGAAGAAGAAGGAAGAAAAGGTAAAGTTGCTGCTAAAGTTGCAGTAATCTAA
- the aspS gene encoding aspartate--tRNA ligase — translation MYRSHNCGELNASHINTEVTLAGWVQKSRDKGFMNWVDLRDRYGITQLIFDESRSDKTVFEAAKTLGREFVIQVKGIVIEREDKNKNKNMITGDIEILVTELTILNAALTPPFTIEDETDGGEDIRMKYRYLDIRRNPVKNSLLFRHKVAMEVRKYLSDLDFCEVETPYLIKSTPEGARDFVVPSRMNEGQFYALPQSPQTFKQLLMVGGMDKYFQIVKCFRDEDLRADRQPEFTQIDCEMAFVEQEDILNVFEGLTRHLLKEIKGIDVDKFPRITYDYAMKTYGNDKPDIRFGMEFGELNEFAQHKEFPVFNAAELVVGIAVPGAGNYTRKEIDGLIDWVKRPQVGASGMVYAKCNDDGTYKSSVDKFYDQEDLTNWAKATGAKPGDMIFVLSGPANKTRGQLSALRMELATRLGLRKPEEFAPLWVVDFPLLELDEETGRYHAMHHPFTSPKPEDMKLLETEPGKVRANAYDMVLNGNEIGGGSIRIHDKATQQLMFKYLGFTEDEAKAQFGFLMDAFQFGAPPHGGLAFGLDRLVAILGGQETIRDFIAFPKNNSGRDVMIDAPATIDALQLKELHIKIDAI, via the coding sequence ATGTATAGAAGTCATAATTGTGGCGAATTAAACGCCTCACACATTAATACAGAAGTTACACTAGCGGGCTGGGTTCAGAAATCGCGTGATAAGGGATTTATGAATTGGGTTGATTTACGTGACCGTTATGGAATCACACAACTTATTTTTGACGAAAGTCGTAGCGATAAAACCGTTTTTGAAGCAGCAAAAACTCTTGGAAGAGAATTTGTTATTCAAGTAAAAGGGATTGTTATTGAACGTGAGGACAAGAACAAAAACAAAAACATGATTACTGGTGACATAGAAATTCTAGTTACCGAATTAACAATATTAAACGCTGCATTAACACCTCCATTTACTATTGAAGATGAAACGGATGGTGGAGAAGATATCCGAATGAAATATCGTTACCTAGATATTCGTCGTAATCCAGTAAAAAACAGCTTGCTTTTCCGTCACAAAGTGGCAATGGAAGTTCGTAAATATTTATCGGATTTGGATTTCTGCGAAGTAGAAACTCCTTATTTGATTAAATCAACTCCAGAGGGAGCAAGAGATTTCGTTGTACCAAGCCGTATGAACGAAGGACAATTTTATGCTTTACCACAATCACCACAAACTTTCAAACAATTATTGATGGTAGGTGGAATGGATAAATATTTCCAGATTGTAAAATGTTTCCGTGACGAAGATTTACGTGCAGACCGTCAACCAGAGTTTACACAAATCGATTGCGAAATGGCATTTGTTGAGCAAGAAGATATTTTAAATGTTTTCGAAGGATTGACAAGACATTTACTAAAAGAAATAAAAGGTATTGATGTAGACAAATTCCCAAGAATTACCTACGACTATGCTATGAAAACATACGGAAATGACAAACCAGACATTCGTTTCGGAATGGAGTTTGGTGAGTTAAACGAATTTGCACAACACAAAGAATTCCCAGTATTCAATGCTGCCGAATTAGTTGTTGGAATTGCAGTTCCAGGCGCAGGAAATTATACACGTAAAGAAATCGACGGATTAATTGACTGGGTTAAGCGTCCGCAAGTAGGAGCATCAGGAATGGTGTATGCTAAATGTAACGACGATGGAACATACAAATCATCTGTAGATAAGTTTTATGACCAAGAAGATTTAACCAATTGGGCAAAAGCTACAGGAGCAAAACCTGGGGATATGATTTTTGTACTTTCGGGTCCAGCTAATAAAACACGTGGGCAATTAAGTGCTTTACGTATGGAATTAGCAACACGTTTAGGATTACGTAAACCAGAAGAATTTGCACCACTATGGGTTGTTGACTTCCCTTTATTAGAATTAGACGAAGAAACAGGTCGTTACCACGCAATGCACCACCCATTTACATCTCCTAAGCCAGAAGACATGAAGTTATTAGAAACAGAACCTGGAAAAGTTCGTGCTAATGCTTACGATATGGTATTAAACGGTAATGAAATTGGTGGAGGATCTATTCGTATTCACGATAAGGCAACACAACAATTAATGTTCAAATACCTAGGATTTACTGAGGATGAGGCAAAAGCACAATTCGGATTTTTAATGGATGCGTTCCAATTTGGAGCACCACCACACGGAGGATTAGCATTTGGACTAGACCGATTGGTAGCTATACTAGGTGGACAAGAGACAATTAGAGATTTTATCGCATTCCCAAAAAATAATTCAGGACGCGATGTAATGATTGATGCACCTGCAACAATAGACGCTTTACAATTAAAGGAATTACACATCAAAATTGACGCAATATAA